TCAATTGTGATGGAAAATACAAATAAGGTTTGGAAGCAAGGTGGGCAGAAGAAAAAGTTattctcctcttcctgtttcccACATTACTGGAACAATAAAGGAGGTGGTGCAGGAaaccaaagaaatggaaagaaaagggacAGAAGGGAAGAATTCTACAAACAGAGCTAATGATTGTTCAGAGATGTACTTGGCCAAATCATTACATTTTAGAAGTTTTCTGTCTGCAAAAATATGTAGGTTGCTTCATAATGGTTCTGAGAATAAAGCACCGCCAGTAAAATGTTCTGCATATTAAAAACATGGTACGAAGTGAGAAAATACGTATGAGAGAATATAACAGTTCCTAACCTGTACCTCCCAGCCACTTAGAATGTCAGTAAGTTCCTTTACCTTGAGCTGTTTGTATGCTTGTGCTCGTCTGTAAAATGCCTTAATGTTCTTTGGGTCTATTTTAAGAGCTTCTGAGCAATCCTGAATTGCCTCCTTGTACTGCTTCAGAGTCAGGTAGCAAAGGGCCCTGGAATGTAGACAACAAGTTATAAATGGTTTCTGAAAACAATTGGTTCAAGAATCTTGAATTTTGGAATGATCAAACTGACCCACTGGAAGGACTGTTGGAAGAaatgctttttttgtattttgaaatacTTGCCTTTTTTGAAAGAATAAGCATAAGCATAAAGCCCAACATTAGAAAGTATTTTGAATAAACTACTAGAGCTAAAACTAAAAAATGTGAACATTTAGGACATATCCTGTAACATCTTCTAAAGTTTCACATTTTGCACCCAAATTATCATGGTGGTAATTTTCCTACATTAGCAGTGGTGCCATACTTGATTATTTCCCAAAAGCTGGCTCACTGCTTTTCAGTGATAGCCAATTTAAGTGTCTTCATACTGAACAGTAAATCTCTCACCTAAACTCTTCTTCCAGGACATAAGATTTTTTGTCTCTTCTGTTTCAGAGCTTTGTACATTTTGCAGTAGAAACATACAATGCTGTACCCAGACAATATATATTCTGCTCCAACAAAAGCTAGATTCTGCAACATGCATGAATTATGCAAATGAAGCAAATGCACAATCCTGAATAATTTATTCTGCAGTTCTTGCCATGTTGCATAATTTATTAGGGCCTTCTTAATTTTTAGAAGGTAAGAAGCTATTCAGAATATCCTACGGAACCTGGAAATCTTAATACCATCTTTATAGAATTCTTTGACAACAAAAGGAGGATTTTTTATTTacctacatattttaaataatctgTCTGTTAGATGGGCTTACTAGTTCAAAACTTTATGcaccaacatttttatttttattggtttATACTGCATTTTGTCATATTTGACTTGTTCAAAAACAATTGTGACAGATGAACAAAgtacataaattttaaaaatggtatttcatatcttctttcttCATTGAAATCCCCCTGAAAAACGCCTCTGGAAGTAGCAAAGGGTCGTCCTGAGCAATTATGGGCTGATATGAAAGGCTTTCCTTTCACAAACTTCCTTAAGTTAACTTTTCTCAACAACTGAGGTATTAAAATCAGTATCCGCTTTACTTAGGTTAAATGGATACAAGTGCTTCAGGTTCCAAGATTTTCAGCAAGGTTTGTGAAACTGCTTAAATTATACAGCTCTGCTATCTCATGTGGGAGAAATCTGGGGTTTCCGTCAAATGATGTGGTAGGAGAAAACCATGCTACAGCTATTCTGAAGAATTAAACTATAAGACAAGGGTGGGATTACACATGGCTTCCATCTATTAACTTCAAGtcctttgaaaaatatttatacGGTTCCCATCCAAATGAGTCAGTGTCTCTGACTGGTGCAAACATTGTCAGCCTTTTTAGCGATATGGCAGTGGTCTTAGTTTAAGGAGGAGATAAACACAGGATAAGTAACAAGGAACAATTCTTGCCTGTTGCTTCCTTAGGGGCACTGACTAGTCTAACTGAGAAAGGCCTAACaacaagagaagggaaggagTACATGCAGGGACATCACTGAAATGTACAGAAATGCAAAATTTTCTACTGTTTTCTGCCCTCAGGACAAATGACAACTGGAAATCAAATGTCAATACTCTGACACTATAATACAGCTATCTGATATGACTTCTTGGGAGCGGTGGTGGTTTATTTCTTACGAGTATTACCTGTTAGTGTAAGTTGTACTTTCCAGTTTATGGAGTTTTAAGCTCTCTGTGTACTTTTCAACAGCTTTCTTGTAGTTGCCTTTCTTTACAAATTCATTTCCTTCTAGCTTCAGTGCATTTGCTTGTTCGGTTGCAGCAGCTATAGGCACTGGAATTCATATTCAAGAAAAAAGGTATTATGTAAAAATGACAGAAGATAGTTGCATAATCATTATTAAAAGCAGTGGTCACTTCCTGAAAATAAAGCAGTCATAAATATTTGGGGATGGAAAATTAAAACACTCCCAAAGTCAATTCattatgtttcattttaaaaaaattcaagcaaCTGTACTTTCATGGATAGTTCAACCATGCTTTAGAATCCAAATGTAAGCAGTACTCAGTAAAATGATGCCATACAACAGTCAAACAATCCATATATTATCCAGTAGTATCAGAGgatctctgtgtttttgtgctaTTGCAAGGGAGAAAGATTAAGATGAGAGCCAGTCCCATGGTGTTTACCTTTAAAACATAAAACTGTTATACAAGCATTCTCTCACTTAACACATGTTGAAGTGAGATACTCATACACTAGATAGCATTTTGCACAGGACCAGTCATCTTATGAACCAGCATATACATGTAGACATGTGATGACTGGTCTTATCCTTAGGTAGAACAAGATAGCCATCTCAATCAGTAGATGCTGGGGGTAGTTGTGTTCTGTTGGGAAGACAGAGCTGTATGTGCCCTCTAAAGCAGATTACTGCTTTCAAGACAATCAGCTTCTGGACATGGAATGGGAAGAAAATTATGTCAACCTTTGCCACAGGTTGGGCGACCCTTGCCATATACTATATAGTGGGCCCTGTTTTTGTTCATTATCTGGGATAAGAGAACAAAAGTAGTGGCTGGATGGAGGAATTAATAAAGCAGCTGGTAGACAATGAACTTGACTGCATTCACTCTGGTGGTCACTCATCATGCAAACCTGATTCATATAAAGAGTTTTACCACTTCAGTTACTATTTAACTAGATACAGCCAAATTCCACCTTCACACCCAGCCAGGAGATTGCAGTTAAAATGGAATTCCATCAAATAAAATTGGACATCTGGGATAACGTATGCCCcaatactgtaattttttttcttacaagaaggccatggtctttGGAAGTATTTCTGTATGTCCTGATACAGTGTGATAAAACACCTAGGCCTAGGTattccactacagtggtgcctcgcacaacgattgcttcatacaacaacgaattcacacagcgatgggtttctttgaggaatttcccccatcgtttaacgatgttctctatgggggaatttcattcaacgatgtcccttttttgctcctgtaaaagtgtcttaaactgttagaaacctgttttaaatgcttgcaatcgttatcccacctcctgaaccctatgcaaacttaatttggtgttgttctgagtcgtcgttaatttttggtgaattttttaattctccattgaaagcctttgaacggtccgttcaaaggctttcaatggagagtaaaaaaaatcaccaaaatttaacgacgactcagaacaacaccaaattaagtttgcatagggttcaggaggtgggataacgattgcaagcatttaaaacaggtttctaacagtttaagacacttttacaggagcaaaaaaggacttcgcaaagccattgaaatgcattgagttgGCTTCactgcatttcaattggggaaccgggtttcactcaatgatgtttcctatggcgattttcgcttaaggacggcaatccgttccaattggaacggattaaccggttttcaatgcattcctatgggaaatggtgttttgcagaacgatggtttcacaaagcgatgaattttttggaaccaattaacatcgttgtgcgaggcaccgctgtatttacAACACTTGGCTAGAAAGAATTATAGAAAaggtttttacatttttattctgctGAAATTGTATCAGTGCCTAGATTACTATTACATCAACACTACACTTAGGCACATCTACAGTAGCTATAGAGATATTGCTCTTATGTATAGCTACTTTAAATGAAGTCACATCTGCAAGGCCAGTTGAGCCTAGTACCAAGGGTACTAGAGGAACCTGCTGGTGTCATCTCAGAGCCTTTGTCTCTAAAGGTAAAGGTCTCTAATCTTTGACAATTCGACGGTACATGAGATCTCTGAAGACAAACACCATCTCcttcttcaaaaaggaaaaaataagatcTGACCCACAACTGAATGGTCAGTTAGCTTTGATACCAGCTAACCTTCCAGAACAGATCATAAAATAGGAGGTCTGTGGGCAGCTAGAAATGAACAATGATTCTGCTTCATGTGGTATGAAACTCACACATATGGATCTTGCACCTGCGCAAAACTACACCTGCAGTCTTCTATATCTGAGTAGTTCCTGGCAGAAACCCTGCTACCAAGCCTCAGTTCCACCTTCTCAGTTGTATTTTGTCTATCATAAGAGCAATATATTTGGAATGTGTTTCTTTGGCTTCTCATTGCTGGGTAGATTCTTGCGCCCAAGCTGGTAAAATATGGGAGATGCGCCTGTTAATGGATTTGTATCTGATTAATAAGCCATATCCAAAGAATGCTCATCAAGGATTCCTCAGCATCCTGGAGGAAAATGAGAAGTCAGATGCTGCCAGATTTAGTCCTTGGTCCAATGTTGTTCAGTATCTTTATAAACGACTTACATGAAGGGATGctcattaaatttgcagatgataccaaattcaGAGGGGCAACTAATACTTCAGAATCAGAATTCAAAATGATCGAGCAGATTGGAGTATTCGACCAAAGCACATGAAATAGAGTTTCAACAAGTGAAAACTGTGCCCAAAGACAGGATGGGTAACAGCTGGCTTGTGTGAAAATAACAGCAATGGCGACCACAAGTTGAACATGAGCCAACACTGTTATGTGATAGCAAAAAAGATGAATACAATATTTGTTTGTACAAAAGTATAATGTTTGGCTCAAGCAAAATAATAGTACAACtcaattctgctttggtcagaccacATCTGGAATACCGTATCCAGTTTTCGGCACtatagtttaagaaggatattaaCTGAAGAATGATACTGACAAGTTGGAATGTGTCCTGAGTGTCCAAGAATGGTAAAAAGTCTGGAAAACAAGTCCTATGAAGAACAGTTGAGAGAAATgggtatgttttatttaaaaaagaagagcctAAGAGGTGCATAATAGCcatctttaaatatctgaagagCTAAAATGTGGAAGATAGAGCAAGATTGTTTTCTATGGCTCCAGAGGATAGTACTTGAAGCAACAGATTCAAGTTCTAAGAAAGGATATTTCAATTAAACTTTAGCAAGAACTTgctgacagtaagagctgtttgacaatggAATAGGTCAGCATGGACTCTCTTTCTTTggaagtttttaaacagaggttggatggccttTGTCAgcaatgctttagctgtggatctTCTGATTCAACAGAGAAATTAATTCAGTGGCCCTTAGaactcctttccagctctacaatctTATAATACTGTATGAAGAAAACCAGTAACATAACGGCAGAAGTTAGTCTTCTGAAGGAAGTCTCTACTCCAGCTAATATTCTGATGACTTTGGCATGTCATTGGGTGCTCTTTTCTTTAGTCATATTACTTGAGAACAGGAGAACTACTCACCTTGCTTTCTTACTGTTGCAGTATCCTTTGCCTTACTTCTTGTAGTAGTCTCTTGGTTTCCAGAAGGAGGTGGCTCCCATCTTCTCTGTGCAGAAACAGGAACAGCTGGGATAGGTGGCAGCTTCTGGCGCCATTGAAAACCATCCTTTTCCAATAAAGCCTTGGTCATTCTGgaagaaaaatgcattaaattttGTTTAAATCACCTTCTCAGACAGAGATAGCCAACAGGTGTGATCATGCTTCTGTTTCTTTGGTGACTTTTAGAATGTGACTTCCATCACAGTGATCAGGTGTAGATTCATAACGTGATTTGACATAGATGTTTCCTCTCAGATATCCTTGTGCTTATTTTGGGAGAGCAACTACTGCAGCTTCACATGCTACACTAATCCCATCAGTCATGTGAGTTAATGCCTTTTTCTTGCCTCCAGTGATGAAATAAAAAAGTGGTGAAACAACTGCCTGTGTATAccggccaaagtcctgttgcttagaacAGTAAATTGCAATTTAGCAGACTATGTTGGAGTTAGCCCGTTTGAAACAAGGAAGCggtctcaccaaatccccatagattcagtgggtctactgtagtgtGATTTGCTATGTTAAATACTAGGTGTTTGGCCTCTGAATCAAATGTGCTCACTGGCTCAACACTGGTGACAGCAATTTTCTTTGCTCTAACAGAAGCAAACAACCACACAGCACTTCTGTGCCTCAAAAAATGTGAGGAAGCCATTTGTTGCACTGAATCTTGGAGATGCTTGGAAAACCATCCTATTCCCAGGTGCTTTTAAGCATCAACGCCTTCAAGTAGTGGGAATGAACACTCATCCCCACCCTTATCTGTGATGGAGAAGTAGAAGCTCACCCTACCCTCTTTGAGTATGGCATATAAGAAAGACAGGAGCAGAATTAGAACATATTCAGTCTGGCTACCATGCACCTGTGCTTTCATGAGCAATCTTCTTTGATATATGCTGAATGTACTCTGGAAATTAGTTTAGGACTAGGCTAAATGATCTTGATTTATAAATACACAAACACTTCATTTTATGCATACAGGTATGAAGTGGTCGATGCTTCTTGTTTTCCCCATATCTAAAAGCATGGACATGTCATCCTAGCAGGGGATGAATTATGTCAGTTTAGAAATTTCAATGTATTCATTTAAAACGGAGGACAAACATTACCTATTGATGCCATCATGTGCAGCCTGTACAGAACAATCTACTTGCAATACAGTTTTATAGTCCACGTAGGCTAAACTGTATCTCTCAAGAGCTTCGTAGGCTGCAGCTCGTCTCAGCAAGGGTTTGATTCCAAAAGGAACAAGTTCCAGAGCACTAAAGTAACAGAAAAGAGGAGAAGAGGTCAAATTAAGTGGCGGAGTCTGCAGCACCCAAACTCAATTATTGAGAAGTGGATTACTGTGAACAACATCTATTTATGCAACATTCTGATTAACTATACAGTTTGTTTGGCTAAGCTGGATTCCCAACCATTTGGGGGAAGTGATCATCACAATCTGAAGTGTGAATGTCTTAAGTGCATCCATTTCATCAGTGTTGTGGTGATATGCTGAGTCACAAAACACCCGTTTTCCAGAAGGGAAATGGAGGGGGCTAAaagaaaagtaacttgtccaaaaACTTGAGTAAAGGCAAAGGTGACACTTAGAGCTCTGAAATCAAAAGCACTTTGTTGAACCCATGACTTGTAAACTGCTGAGGCTCAAAGAGCGAGAAGCTTGGTCAAGAAACAGAGtacagaggcagaggctgggtctGAGCC
This sequence is a window from Pogona vitticeps strain Pit_001003342236 chromosome 4, PviZW2.1, whole genome shotgun sequence. Protein-coding genes within it:
- the TOMM34 gene encoding mitochondrial import receptor subunit TOM34 isoform X2, with the protein product MAPASQIAGLKQAGNEQFRNGQYSQAAALYGRALELLEAAGDVNAEEKSILYSNRAACYLKDGNCSLCIKDCSDALELVPFGIKPLLRRAAAYEALERYSLAYVDYKTVLQVDCSVQAAHDGINRMTKALLEKDGFQWRQKLPPIPAVPVSAQRRWEPPPSGNQETTTRSKAKDTATVRKQVPIAAATEQANALKLEGNEFVKKGNYKKAVEKYTESLKLHKLESTTYTNRALCYLTLKQYKEAIQDCSEALKIDPKNIKAFYRRAQAYKQLKNILLAVLYSQNHYEATYIFLQTENF
- the TOMM34 gene encoding mitochondrial import receptor subunit TOM34 isoform X3, which translates into the protein MKGGDVNAEEKSILYSNRAACYLKDGNCSLCIKDCSDALELVPFGIKPLLRRAAAYEALERYSLAYVDYKTVLQVDCSVQAAHDGINRMTKALLEKDGFQWRQKLPPIPAVPVSAQRRWEPPPSGNQETTTRSKAKDTATVRKQVPIAAATEQANALKLEGNEFVKKGNYKKAVEKYTESLKLHKLESTTYTNRALCYLTLKQYKEAIQDCSEALKIDPKNIKAFYRRAQAYKQLKDYKSSKADINSLLKIEPQNSAAMKLLQELNKLLK
- the TOMM34 gene encoding mitochondrial import receptor subunit TOM34 isoform X1, with amino-acid sequence MAPASQIAGLKQAGNEQFRNGQYSQAAALYGRALELLEAAGDVNAEEKSILYSNRAACYLKDGNCSLCIKDCSDALELVPFGIKPLLRRAAAYEALERYSLAYVDYKTVLQVDCSVQAAHDGINRMTKALLEKDGFQWRQKLPPIPAVPVSAQRRWEPPPSGNQETTTRSKAKDTATVRKQVPIAAATEQANALKLEGNEFVKKGNYKKAVEKYTESLKLHKLESTTYTNRALCYLTLKQYKEAIQDCSEALKIDPKNIKAFYRRAQAYKQLKDYKSSKADINSLLKIEPQNSAAMKLLQELNKLLK